The following are encoded together in the Arenicella xantha genome:
- a CDS encoding phosphoadenosine phosphosulfate reductase family protein, with protein MSIELVRALKENKSEQETVFHNGADLIGLNKRFQDSRPSEIMRFTIENAENPVIFTNFRPLAVAFLHLVTQPKKDIPVIWVDHGFNTPETYRHIERVVERLELNLQVYSPRMSAAHYTAVYGQIPPLDTPEHDRFSEIVKLEPFNRAMSELKPDVWLNGIRHDQNAHRKSLNVFTSGSHGTVRVAPMFHLSELDVEEYIYDRDLPDNHDYFDPTKGEEHRECGLLLQK; from the coding sequence ATGAGCATAGAGCTGGTTAGAGCATTGAAGGAAAATAAATCAGAACAAGAAACTGTTTTTCACAATGGTGCCGATTTGATTGGGCTTAATAAGCGGTTCCAAGACAGTAGGCCGAGTGAAATAATGCGTTTCACAATTGAAAATGCCGAGAATCCGGTCATTTTCACAAATTTTCGTCCGCTTGCTGTGGCCTTTTTGCATCTGGTGACCCAGCCGAAAAAGGATATTCCGGTGATCTGGGTAGATCATGGGTTCAATACTCCCGAAACGTACCGACATATTGAGCGTGTAGTTGAACGACTTGAGTTAAATCTACAGGTCTATTCCCCACGCATGTCGGCGGCGCATTACACTGCTGTTTATGGTCAAATTCCTCCGTTAGATACCCCTGAGCATGATCGTTTTTCTGAGATAGTAAAGCTAGAACCATTTAATCGTGCAATGAGCGAGTTGAAGCCGGATGTTTGGTTGAATGGGATTCGTCACGATCAGAATGCTCATCGCAAGAGTTTGAATGTTTTTACCTCGGGCAGTCATGGCACGGTTCGTGTCGCGCCGATGTTTCATTTGAGTGAGCTGGATGTCGAAGAGTATATTTATGATCGAGACTTGCCAGATAATCATGACTATTTTGATCCAACTAAAGGCGAAGAGCACCGAGAGTGCGGGTTGTTGCTGCAAAAATAA
- a CDS encoding biotin--[acetyl-CoA-carboxylase] ligase has translation MLDNDQLLHLLNRHSSSGVSGAMLGEVLGVSRVTVQKRIQALVDNGLPIKAVPGVGYMLPEGVSILNEQDLRANLNVAQVSDISVLQNVGSTNSYLLGRAIHQSLGSLCVTESQAAGRGRRGNDWQSKPYRNVMMSLSWGFSRWPETITGLGLAVALVVCEHLREQFEVDVHIKWPNDLLVNDRKLAGVLIDVAGEASSACNVVIGLGLNVHQPDWSTDGAYEWQDLAGLGVQCDRNVLIAGLTDKLVSMLQDFERDGFSPLMRRWHALSTFSERRIKVIGGDGINEGVMAGVDSMGALLLRGDDEQIHRFTDSNVSVRLV, from the coding sequence ATGCTAGATAATGATCAATTACTACACCTCCTAAACCGGCACTCGAGCAGCGGTGTGTCCGGTGCGATGCTGGGCGAAGTGCTGGGTGTATCTCGTGTTACGGTGCAAAAGCGAATTCAGGCCCTGGTCGACAACGGATTGCCGATTAAAGCCGTGCCTGGCGTGGGTTATATGCTGCCAGAAGGCGTTTCCATTCTGAATGAGCAAGATTTGCGAGCAAATCTTAATGTTGCTCAAGTCTCTGATATCTCCGTGCTGCAAAACGTGGGGTCGACCAATAGCTACCTATTAGGTCGGGCAATTCATCAGTCGCTAGGGTCGCTTTGTGTTACTGAATCTCAGGCTGCCGGTCGAGGTAGGCGCGGAAATGATTGGCAGTCTAAACCTTATCGAAATGTCATGATGTCACTCAGCTGGGGGTTCTCGCGTTGGCCTGAAACTATTACCGGCTTAGGGTTGGCTGTGGCATTGGTGGTTTGCGAGCATTTGCGCGAGCAGTTTGAGGTTGATGTTCATATAAAGTGGCCTAATGATTTATTGGTGAATGATCGTAAATTAGCGGGTGTGTTGATTGACGTGGCTGGCGAGGCGTCGAGTGCTTGCAATGTTGTGATTGGTTTGGGTTTAAATGTTCATCAGCCAGATTGGTCGACTGATGGCGCTTATGAGTGGCAAGATTTAGCAGGCCTTGGTGTTCAATGCGACCGCAATGTGTTGATTGCTGGATTGACCGATAAATTGGTGTCAATGTTGCAGGATTTTGAGCGCGATGGGTTTTCTCCGTTGATGCGGCGTTGGCATGCGCTGAGTACTTTTTCGGAGAGGCGCATTAAGGTGATTGGGGGTGACGGCATAAACGAGGGTGTAATGGCTGGCGTCGATTCCATGGGGGCTTTGTTGTTGAGAGGTGATGATGAGCAAATTCATCGTTTTACCGACAGTAATGTGAGTGTTCGCTTGGTATGA
- a CDS encoding type III pantothenate kinase — MRLFIDIGNTRTKWLLMDGDLPVRRGAIDNSQVDQIDLGCGKAVSRAWASCVAQEEIFQRLASIVEADCGVRLNRAAVESSVNHMVNAYLALDRLGVDRWLAALGARDLIAAGDLVVIDAGTAVTVDLVSAKHCFEGGVILPGARMMHDALVGRTVGIISERSEVDSVVGRTTQECVNAGALYGLAGAIERIVLEMQKRLLHTDKLSVLLCGGDAERLAAVLPDHYRVELDLVFYGLQVIDRAKS; from the coding sequence ATGAGATTATTCATTGATATTGGTAATACTCGTACTAAATGGCTTTTAATGGATGGCGATTTGCCGGTTCGGCGCGGTGCGATAGATAACTCTCAGGTAGATCAAATTGATCTGGGTTGTGGCAAAGCGGTTAGTCGTGCGTGGGCGTCTTGTGTGGCTCAAGAAGAGATATTTCAGCGATTGGCGAGTATCGTGGAGGCTGATTGTGGTGTGCGTTTAAATCGGGCTGCTGTTGAGTCGAGTGTGAATCACATGGTGAACGCATATTTAGCCTTAGATCGCTTAGGAGTGGATCGGTGGTTGGCCGCCCTAGGCGCGCGAGACTTGATTGCAGCGGGCGACCTGGTTGTGATTGATGCGGGTACGGCAGTGACTGTTGACTTGGTGTCGGCCAAGCACTGCTTCGAAGGCGGAGTTATTCTGCCTGGTGCTCGTATGATGCACGATGCATTGGTTGGGCGTACCGTTGGAATTATTTCTGAACGTAGCGAGGTGGATTCAGTCGTTGGTCGAACGACGCAAGAATGTGTTAATGCTGGCGCGCTATATGGGTTGGCTGGCGCGATCGAGCGGATTGTGCTCGAAATGCAAAAACGCTTGCTGCATACTGATAAGCTATCAGTCTTGTTGTGTGGTGGTGATGCTGAGCGCCTAGCTGCTGTGTTGCCTGATCATTACCGTGTTGAGTTGGATTTGGTTTTTTATGGCTTGCAGGTGATTGATCGAGCTAAGAGTTGA
- a CDS encoding SPOR domain-containing protein, whose amino-acid sequence MRFVAYGVAILLLSNVAIFLWPDRSVSAPHVFSEKEDVNPHFVRLNKEIEAKFFSQVAIEPEQSPSSGGLQISAISKSGQACYRLGPFMHKENYELAQAVLLNANLEYRKSKRVSKSSDVYRVFLGPFESQSLVADARLDLKRKNVLDHFVRKQGDGTYIISLGIYSTLESAEMAVSLFDGTLTDVQKQSETVVLPDSYWLHFSMSDQESARLQLGAMDWGEQSAKMGLYPCNG is encoded by the coding sequence ATGAGATTTGTAGCATATGGTGTTGCGATATTGCTTTTGTCAAATGTCGCTATTTTTTTGTGGCCGGACCGTTCTGTTTCAGCGCCTCACGTGTTTTCTGAAAAAGAAGACGTTAATCCTCATTTCGTTCGATTGAATAAAGAAATTGAAGCGAAGTTTTTTAGTCAGGTTGCGATCGAGCCGGAACAATCTCCCTCGTCTGGCGGTTTGCAAATCTCGGCTATTTCAAAATCGGGACAAGCGTGCTACCGACTTGGGCCGTTTATGCACAAGGAGAACTACGAATTAGCGCAGGCGGTGTTACTAAATGCCAATTTAGAGTACCGCAAGTCGAAGCGGGTGAGTAAGTCCTCCGATGTGTATCGAGTTTTTCTTGGGCCTTTTGAAAGTCAGTCTCTCGTTGCGGATGCGCGCTTGGATCTGAAGCGGAAAAATGTGCTCGATCACTTTGTGCGCAAGCAAGGGGATGGTACGTATATAATTTCTCTTGGAATTTACAGTACGCTTGAGTCTGCCGAAATGGCCGTTAGTTTGTTTGATGGGACATTGACCGATGTGCAGAAGCAAAGTGAGACAGTCGTGTTGCCAGACAGCTATTGGCTGCATTTCTCTATGTCTGATCAAGAATCGGCGCGCTTGCAGTTGGGTGCAATGGATTGGGGTGAGCAGTCGGCAAAAATGGGCTTATACCCATGTAATGGGTAA
- the tuf gene encoding elongation factor Tu: MSKEKFERTKPHVNVGTIGHVDHGKTTLTAAITKCLSEAYGGTAVDFANIDNAPEERERGITISTAHVEYETENRHYAHVDCPGHADYVKNMITGAAQMDGAILVCSAADGPMPQTREHILLARQVGVPYIVVFLNKADMVDDEELLELVEMEVRELLDSYEFPGDDTPIVIGSALKALEGEAQYVEKIIELGKVLDEYIPEPERAIDGAFIMPVEDVFSISGRGTVATGRIERGIIKVGEEIEIVGIRDTSKTTVTGVEMFRKLLDEGRAGDNVGILLRGTKREDIERGQVLAKPGSINPHTKFEAEVYVLSKEEGGRHTPFFKGYRPQFYFRTTDVTGACELPDGVEMVMPGDNIKMQVELIAPIAMEEGLRFAIREGGRTVGAGVVAKITD, encoded by the coding sequence ATGTCTAAGGAAAAATTTGAAAGAACCAAACCGCACGTTAACGTCGGCACGATTGGTCACGTAGACCACGGCAAGACCACGTTGACGGCAGCGATCACAAAGTGTTTGTCAGAAGCATACGGTGGTACAGCGGTCGATTTCGCAAACATCGACAACGCTCCAGAAGAGCGTGAGCGCGGCATCACTATCTCGACAGCGCACGTAGAGTATGAGACGGAAAACCGTCACTATGCTCACGTAGACTGCCCGGGTCACGCGGACTATGTAAAGAACATGATTACTGGTGCAGCCCAAATGGATGGCGCTATTCTTGTTTGTTCAGCCGCTGATGGTCCAATGCCACAAACGCGTGAGCACATTTTGTTGGCACGTCAAGTTGGCGTTCCGTACATTGTTGTGTTCTTGAACAAAGCAGACATGGTTGACGACGAAGAGTTGTTGGAATTGGTTGAGATGGAAGTTCGTGAACTTCTTGATTCATACGAATTCCCAGGCGATGACACGCCAATCGTGATCGGTTCAGCATTGAAGGCGTTGGAAGGTGAAGCGCAGTACGTTGAGAAAATCATCGAGCTAGGCAAAGTATTGGATGAGTACATCCCTGAGCCAGAGCGCGCGATTGACGGTGCTTTCATTATGCCAGTAGAAGATGTGTTCTCGATCTCAGGTCGTGGAACGGTTGCGACGGGTCGTATTGAGCGTGGCATCATCAAGGTTGGTGAAGAAATTGAAATCGTTGGTATTCGCGATACTTCTAAGACAACGGTTACGGGTGTTGAGATGTTCCGTAAGTTGTTAGACGAAGGTCGTGCTGGCGATAACGTAGGTATCTTGTTGCGTGGAACTAAGCGTGAAGATATCGAGCGTGGTCAAGTATTGGCAAAGCCAGGTTCAATCAACCCACACACAAAGTTCGAAGCTGAAGTTTATGTGTTGAGTAAAGAAGAAGGCGGACGTCACACTCCATTCTTCAAAGGCTACCGTCCACAGTTCTACTTCCGTACAACTGACGTAACGGGTGCTTGTGAATTGCCAGATGGTGTTGAGATGGTTATGCCAGGCGACAACATCAAGATGCAAGTTGAGTTGATTGCTCCAATCGCGATGGAAGAAGGTCTTCGTTTTGCGATTCGTGAAGGTGGCCGTACTGTTGGTGCGGGCGTTGTAGCGAAGATTACTGACTAA
- the secE gene encoding preprotein translocase subunit SecE translates to MIDKVKIVAAVAIAIAGIYGYYQLPQYMGQDVSILLRVGLMLVALIAAVGVAISSEYGASFVGFAKGARTELRKMVWPSRQETTQTTIIVLVLVVLVAVFLWLIDMAVFKIIYGWLLGVDG, encoded by the coding sequence ATGATAGATAAAGTCAAAATAGTTGCTGCTGTTGCAATCGCCATCGCAGGCATTTATGGCTACTACCAGTTGCCTCAGTATATGGGGCAAGACGTATCGATTTTGTTGCGCGTTGGTCTGATGCTAGTTGCATTGATTGCCGCAGTCGGTGTGGCTATCAGTTCAGAGTACGGTGCTTCATTTGTTGGTTTTGCCAAGGGTGCGCGCACTGAGTTACGCAAAATGGTGTGGCCAAGTCGTCAAGAGACTACGCAAACCACCATAATCGTTCTAGTGCTTGTTGTACTGGTGGCCGTGTTCTTATGGCTGATCGATATGGCCGTATTTAAGATTATCTATGGTTGGCTTCTCGGTGTTGATGGCTAG
- the nusG gene encoding transcription termination/antitermination protein NusG gives MHWYVVQAFSNYEKRVKLTLEESIHRHGMQDLFGDILVPTEEVVEMKAGQKRTSERKFFPGYVLVQMVMNDETWHLVKSTPRVSGFIGGKASDPTPLTDAEAMGILQQVQDGTDQPRHKFSFEPGEVVRVTEGPFADFNGTVEDVNYEKSKLRVAVSIFGRSTPVELDFSQVEKG, from the coding sequence ATGCACTGGTATGTCGTGCAAGCGTTCTCGAATTATGAGAAGCGCGTTAAATTGACGCTTGAAGAAAGTATTCATCGTCATGGTATGCAGGACTTATTTGGTGACATCTTAGTGCCGACCGAAGAGGTCGTTGAGATGAAAGCTGGTCAAAAACGGACTAGCGAACGAAAATTTTTCCCAGGTTATGTGTTGGTTCAGATGGTTATGAACGACGAAACATGGCACTTGGTTAAAAGCACTCCAAGGGTGTCAGGGTTTATTGGTGGCAAAGCCTCTGATCCGACCCCGTTGACGGATGCTGAGGCGATGGGTATTTTGCAGCAGGTGCAAGATGGTACAGACCAGCCTAGACATAAATTCTCATTTGAGCCAGGTGAAGTTGTTCGAGTGACCGAAGGGCCATTCGCTGACTTTAATGGTACCGTTGAGGATGTCAATTACGAGAAGTCCAAGTTGCGTGTTGCGGTATCTATTTTTGGTCGTTCCACTCCTGTTGAATTGGACTTTTCTCAAGTTGAAAAAGGATAG
- the rplK gene encoding 50S ribosomal protein L11: MAKKVDALIKLQVPAGGANPSPPVGPALGQHGVNIMEFCKAFNAATQEMEKGLPVPVVITVYSDKSFTYIMKTPPAAVLLKKAAGIQKGSGVPHTDKVGKVTRAQLEEIATVKMADLNAYDLDQAVKIIAGSARSMGIETEGV, from the coding sequence ATGGCTAAGAAAGTCGATGCTTTAATAAAGCTTCAGGTGCCCGCTGGTGGTGCCAATCCAAGTCCTCCTGTTGGTCCTGCATTGGGTCAGCACGGCGTAAATATTATGGAATTCTGTAAGGCGTTTAACGCTGCGACACAAGAAATGGAAAAGGGCCTCCCGGTTCCTGTTGTGATCACAGTATATAGCGATAAGAGTTTCACCTACATCATGAAGACGCCTCCGGCGGCCGTGTTGTTGAAGAAAGCTGCTGGCATTCAGAAAGGTTCAGGCGTGCCGCACACTGATAAAGTGGGCAAAGTGACACGCGCACAGCTAGAAGAGATTGCCACAGTCAAAATGGCAGACCTTAATGCATACGATCTAGATCAAGCAGTAAAAATTATTGCTGGTTCGGCGCGTAGCATGGGTATTGAGACGGAAGGAGTATAA
- the rplA gene encoding 50S ribosomal protein L1, which yields MSKRYAAVAEKVDPEGFYSLDEVFAMAKDSASAKFDEAVDVAINLGVDARKSDQAVRGATVLPKGTGKTVRVAVFTDGDNVDKAIEAGADIVGMDDLAAKVKQGEIDFDIVIASPDAMRVVGQLGQILGPKGLMPNPKTGTVAADVATAVKNAKAGQVQYRIDKAGIIHCTVGKASFSAEDLKENFIALLTALNRSKPATAKGQYFKRVSVSTTMGPGIRVDRQTLPQF from the coding sequence ATGTCAAAACGTTATGCAGCGGTCGCTGAAAAAGTAGACCCAGAAGGCTTTTACTCTTTAGACGAAGTGTTTGCTATGGCTAAAGACTCCGCGTCAGCAAAATTTGATGAAGCGGTAGATGTAGCGATCAATCTCGGTGTTGATGCGCGTAAATCGGATCAAGCTGTTCGTGGTGCTACTGTGTTACCTAAGGGTACTGGTAAAACAGTTCGCGTCGCCGTTTTCACTGATGGTGATAATGTTGACAAGGCGATAGAAGCCGGAGCTGACATCGTCGGTATGGACGATCTTGCCGCTAAAGTTAAGCAAGGCGAGATTGACTTCGATATCGTGATTGCTAGCCCAGACGCTATGCGAGTAGTTGGTCAATTGGGTCAGATCTTAGGCCCTAAAGGGTTAATGCCAAATCCTAAGACCGGCACGGTTGCAGCGGATGTTGCGACAGCCGTGAAGAATGCTAAAGCAGGTCAAGTTCAGTATCGAATCGACAAGGCTGGCATCATTCATTGTACGGTTGGTAAGGCTTCTTTTTCGGCTGAAGACCTAAAAGAAAATTTCATTGCTCTTTTGACTGCGCTTAATCGATCTAAGCCAGCAACTGCAAAAGGGCAGTACTTTAAGCGTGTTTCTGTGTCCACCACTATGGGCCCAGGAATTCGTGTTGATCGTCAAACTTTGCCGCAGTTCTAA
- the rplJ gene encoding 50S ribosomal protein L10: protein MSLNLDQKKQVVEDVSAVVGNAQATVVAEYRGMTVEQMKVLRREAHENNVYLRVVKNTLLRRAVQGTDHSCLDELLVGPLAFAASEDPVAVAKILDKYAKQYDSLQIKAGSMQGKLLSEGDIKALAQLPSREELLAKLLGTMQAPVAKFVQTLNEIPTKFARGLAAVRDAKEAA, encoded by the coding sequence ATGAGCCTAAATCTTGATCAAAAGAAACAGGTCGTTGAAGACGTCTCTGCCGTAGTTGGTAATGCACAAGCAACCGTTGTTGCTGAGTATCGTGGTATGACCGTGGAGCAAATGAAAGTTCTACGCCGCGAAGCTCATGAAAATAACGTGTACTTGAGAGTGGTGAAAAACACACTTTTACGTCGCGCTGTGCAAGGTACTGACCATTCATGCTTGGACGAATTACTTGTTGGTCCTTTGGCGTTTGCTGCATCGGAAGATCCGGTTGCTGTGGCCAAAATACTCGATAAGTATGCGAAACAGTATGACTCCTTACAGATTAAAGCCGGTTCTATGCAGGGCAAGCTTTTATCAGAAGGTGATATCAAAGCACTAGCACAACTTCCGAGTCGCGAAGAGTTGTTGGCGAAATTGTTGGGGACCATGCAAGCACCGGTCGCCAAGTTCGTTCAAACGCTCAACGAGATTCCAACCAAGTTTGCACGTGGTTTGGCTGCAGTAAGAGACGCGAAAGAAGCTGCGTAG
- the rplL gene encoding 50S ribosomal protein L7/L12 has translation MSKQDILDAIASMSVLELSELISEMEEKFGVSAAAAAVAVAAPAGEAAAAEEKDEFDVVLASFGDNKVAVIKAVRAATGLGLKEAKEMVESAPATLKEAVAKGEAEELKKTLEEAGASIELK, from the coding sequence ATGAGTAAACAAGATATCTTAGACGCGATTGCGTCAATGTCAGTACTTGAACTTTCTGAATTGATTTCGGAAATGGAAGAGAAATTCGGCGTTTCTGCAGCTGCGGCTGCTGTTGCGGTTGCAGCACCTGCTGGTGAAGCGGCTGCGGCAGAAGAAAAAGACGAATTTGACGTTGTTCTTGCAAGTTTCGGTGACAACAAAGTTGCTGTAATTAAAGCCGTTCGCGCAGCGACTGGCCTAGGCTTGAAAGAAGCGAAAGAAATGGTAGAAAGCGCTCCAGCAACGTTGAAAGAAGCGGTTGCTAAAGGCGAAGCTGAAGAGCTGAAGAAGACTCTTGAAGAAGCTGGTGCTTCTATTGAGTTGAAGTAA